The following proteins come from a genomic window of Rutidosis leptorrhynchoides isolate AG116_Rl617_1_P2 chromosome 10, CSIRO_AGI_Rlap_v1, whole genome shotgun sequence:
- the LOC139870684 gene encoding uncharacterized protein — protein MGFGNRWISWIASCLESAPVSILVNGSPTEEFMLRRGLGRGILYPLPLHPSHRRPKFANENALSNGLFRGVKIGMAKTVVSHLQYSDDNILFGEWNRRNILNLMKTLKCFEKISGLRVNLKKSCLFRVGVSKQTVEDLASLIGCNAGSFPMSNLGLESNQNALVSDRVRTEDSSWSTYWQWNRAPSGRTNEELLQLNNLLQSFNFANNQRDTWSWSMHNSWVYSTKVFSNILNDLMLHIHALANVTMRNSLVPQKLDIFIWRAKIGRLPVRVELDKRGIDLDSVRCPNCNNDPETVEHMLLN, from the exons ATGGGCTTTGGTAATAGATGGATTAGTTGGATTGCTTCGTGTCTTGAATCTGCGCCTGTCTCAATTCTAGTGAATGGGTCCCCGACCGAGGAATTTATGCTACGTAGGGGGTTAGGCAGGGGGATCCTTTATCCCCTACCTCTTCATCCTAGCCACCGAAGGCCTAAGTTCGCTAATGAAAATGCTTTATCTAATGGCCTGTTTAGGGGAGTCAAGATTGGAATGGCCAAAACTGTGGTGTCACATCTTCAGTATTCCGACGACAATATACTCTTTGGGGAATGGAATAGACGGAACATCTTAAACCTCATGAAAACGCTAAAATGCTTTGAGAAAATCTCCGGTTTAAGAGTTAATCTTAAAAAAAGTTGTCTTTTCAGAGTTGGCGTCTCTAAGCAGACTGTTGAAGATTTAGCTTCATTAATCGGTTGCAATGCGGGTAGCTTTCCTATGTCTAACCTCGG ATTAGAATCAAACCAAAATGCGCTCGTTTCGGATAGGGTCAGGACAGAGGATTCCTCTTGGTCTACTTATTGGCAATGGAATCGAGCACCTTCAGGAAGAACAAATGAAGAGTTGTTGCAGCTTAACAACCTGCTTCAATCCTTCAACTTTGCAAATAATCAACGAGATACTTGGTCATGGTCGATGCACAACAGCTGGGTATACTCAACGAAGGTTTTTTCTAACATTCTGAATGATTTAATGCTTCATATTCATGCTTTGGCGAATGTTACTATGCGTAATAGTTTGGTCCCACAAAAACTCGACATCTTCATTTGGAGAGCGAAAATTGGGAGACTCCCGGTACGGGTAGAGTTGGACAAACGTGGTATAGATCTTGACTCGGTTCGGTGTCCAAATTGCAACAACGATCCCGAAACGGTAGAACATATGTTACTAAATTGA
- the LOC139870683 gene encoding uncharacterized protein — translation MPPRESTEARFQRLLAEGIAAATAAMATTLQNNINNNGNNGNGNGNHDGCSHKTFMGSKPQEFCGTEGPVGLSRWFEKLESIFRASRVREEDKVNFASCTLKNSALTWWNNHVSAIGNDVAYGLSWEAFKQKMITRYCPRGELKKLETELKNLKMKGNDIDAYDQRFFELTLLCPNVFPTEDLKIEAYIEGLSDLIEVGVESSEPQTIEAAIAMAHKLNDKILRKAKKISSGETGNEVAKKDESGKRKWESNRNSNHNQHKKHNNSGSKQGNQRQRCPRCYKNHTGFCTAVCSKCNKQGHIAQDCKSSISNTAAKEPINGKDKVVAPRVCYGCGKPGHFIDSCPDKKKNGGNARGRAFNINVKDAKEDPELVTGTFSVNNLLLHVLFDSGADSCFVSSKLSPKIITPLSTLDGKYTVEVANGKLLKAEKVYRNCSITLGDRSFDLDLIPIELGSFDVIIGMDWLSKNRAEIVCYEKAIRILQVDGEPLMIYGDRKCKQLNLISCLKVQKYLRKGCHAILAHVRKPDPKERQLSDVAIVRDFPEVFPEDLPGLPPHRAVEFQIDLAPGAAPVARAPYRLAPSELQELASQLQDLLEKGQGQKAKLMN, via the exons ATGCCTCCTCGTGAATCTACCGAAGCTCGCTTTCAGCGATTGTTAGCAGAGGGTATCGCTGCTGCCACTGCTGCTATGGCCACAACTCTTCAGAATAATATCAACAACAATGGCAATAATGGGAATGGAAATGGGAACCATGATGGTTGTTCTCACAAGACCTTCATGGGGAGTAAACCTCAAGAGTTTTGTGGTACTGAAGGACCAGTTGGTCTTTCAcgttggtttgagaagttggaatctatATTCCGAGCTAGCAGGGTCCGAGAAGAGGATAAGGTGAACTTCGCCAGTTGCACTTTGAaaaatagtgcattgacctggtggaataaTCATGTTAGTGCTATTGGGAATGATGTGGCATATGGCCTTAGTTGGGAAGCTTTCAAGCAAAAAATGATCACCCGCTACTGTCCAAGAGGTGAACTTAAGAAACTAGAGACTGAGCTGAAAAATCTAAAAATGAAGGGAAATGATATTGATGCTTATGACCAGCGATTCTTTGAGTTGACTCTTTTGTGTCCAAATGTTTTTCCTACCGAAGACCTCAAGATCGAGGCTTATATTGAAGGATTGTCTGACTTGATTGAAGTTGGGGTTGAATCCAGTGAACCTCAAACTATTGAAGCTGCCATAGCTATGGCACACAAGCTGAACGACAAGATTTTGCGTAAGGCAAAGAAGATTTCATCTGGAGAAACTGGCAATGAGGTTGCTAAGAAAGATGAGAGCGGGAAGCGGAAATGGGAAAGTAACCGCAACTCAAATCACAATCAGCATAAGAAGCATAATAACTCGGGTTCAAAGCAGGGTAATCAGCGTCAAAGGTGCCCAAGATGCTACAAGAACCATACTGGGTTCTGTACAGCTGTGTGTTCTAAGTGCAACAAACAGGGACACATAGCTCAAGATTGTAAAAGCTCTATTTCTAATACTGCTGCAAAGGAACCTATTAATGGGAAGGATAAAGTTGTTGCACCGAGGGTTTGTTATGGGTGCGGAAAACCAGGACATTTTATCGATTCGTGCCCGGATAAGAAGAAAAATGGTGGGAACgcgcgtggtagagcgttcaacattaatgtcaAAGATGCGAAAGAGGATCCTGAGTTGGTTACTGGTACGTTTTCAGTCAATAATTTACTGCTTCATGttctatttgattctggtgcggattcATGTTTCGTGTCTAGCAAACTAAGTCCTAAAATCATCACTCCATTATCGACCTTAGACGGAAAGTATACTGTAGAGGTAGCTAATGGTAAATTACTTAAGGCTGAAAAAGTGTATCGTAATTGTAGTATAACTTTGGGTGATAGAAGTTTTGATTTAGACTTGATACCTattgagttaggaagttttgatgtaatcattggtatggattggctatcCAAGAATCGAGCTGAGATCGTTTGCTATGAGAAGGCTATTCGTATTCTTCAAGTAGATGGAGAACCGTTAATGATCTATGGTGATAGGAAGTGCAAGCAGTTGaacctcattagctgtttgaaagttcagaaGTATCTCAGGAAAgggtgtcatgctattcttgctcacgtAAGAAAACCCGATCCAAAAGAAAGACAGCTGAGTGACGTAGCAATCGTCCGTGACTTTCCCGAAGTGTTTCCTGAAGATTTACCCGGACTTCCACCGCACCGAGCGGTCGAGTTTCAAATTGATCTAGCAccgggtgctgctcctgtagcccgTGCGccttatagacttgctccatccgaactcCAAGAACTTGCAAGTCAACTTCAAGATTTAttagagaaag GCCAAGGTCAAAAGGCCAAATTAATGAATTAG